The proteins below are encoded in one region of Lactuca sativa cultivar Salinas chromosome 3, Lsat_Salinas_v11, whole genome shotgun sequence:
- the LOC111876386 gene encoding protein HEADING DATE 3B isoform X1 — MKRGVDENTKGPMFPRLHVNDTEKGGPRAPPRNKMALYEQLSIPSQRLSGGGLLPVKPTSTANYPLPPSSSSQVGVSGRGSFFPLHQTPLPHVADKINIHRYSDLNNQLVQQEQRKKQEDDDFRVPIFVQQSGINPDCSGNHQNKDNEGLSPLSSAFSGRFTNIQRNNSQDLPKSALNQSSKQVQLKETNGSSSFDHKNALNNSIRLQSNGNSREADTDNSVSVETIRAVGYGNSLLLPIRDVQQEVLRSPDDLINGDAVSETSMVDSVSGADISPDDVVGVIGQKHFWKARRAIVNQQRLFAVQLFELHRLIKVQKLIAGLPHPMVEDDTFIGKPQKVSPIPIDYVLKSSTHIIPKVKDYHEKSNEDTREFSAENGFEKTHTQASLSSVQNNSGPGPIFSGYHPLPPSDPRTGPWGLTHQHHPPGHQWLIPVMSPSEGLIYKPYNPGAPPPMFAGHNMVNHGVPQQPHYQWPTGFVPPPAHGYFPPYGMTTINTSGSGGEDMNMNMNNPQPRYKSVDACNNNSEVQVSNASSFSSDRVEKRDVLPLFPMCSPAVEGEGSRVIRVVPRNAQLANESVARIFQSIQDERNRQDPV, encoded by the exons ATGAAGAGGGGGGTAGATGAGAACACTAAGGGCCCCATGTTTCCAAGACTCCATGTAAATGATACCGAAAAAGGAGGACCACGAGCTCCTCCAAGGAACAAGATGGCTCTATATGAACAGCTTAGTATACCCTCACAAAGGCTTAGTGGTGGTGGATTGTTGCCAGTTAAACCCACTTCAACTGCCAATTATCCCCTGCCACCATCATCTTCTTCCCAA GTTGGAGTGAGTGGAAGGGGTTCGTTTTTCCCACTTCATCAAACTCCTTTGCCACATGTAGCTGATAAAATTAACATTCATCGGTATTCTGACTTAAACAATCAACTTGTGCAACAAGAGCAGAGAAAGAAACAAGAAGATGATGACTTTAGGGTCCCGATCTTTGTTCAACAATCTGGAATAAACCCTGATTGTAGTGGGAATCATCAAAACAAAGACAATGAAGGTCTCTCCCCCTTGAGTTCAGCCTTTTCAGGTCGTTTCACAAACATCCAAAGAAATAACTCTCAGGATTTACCCAAATCTGCCTTAAATCAATCATCCAAACAAGTTCAATTGAAGGAAACAAATGGTTCTTCAAGTTTTGATCACAAAAATGCTTTAAATAATTCTATCAGATTACAAAGTAATGGGAATTCACGGGAAGCTGACACCGATAACAGTGTCTCAGTTGAGACTATTAGGGCTGTGGGATATGGGAATTCTTTGTTGTTGCCCATAAGGGATGTTCAACAAGAAGTGCTGAGAAGTCCTGATGATCTTATCAATGGTGATGCTGTTTCTGAGACTTCAATGGTTGATTCTGTATCTGGAGCTGATATTTCTCCTGATGATGTTGTTGGAGTTATTGGCCAGAAGCATTTTTGGAAGGCAAGAAGAGCTATAGTAAA CCAACAAAGATTATTTGCTGTTCAACTATTTGAGCTACATAGGTTGATAAag GTTCAGAAACTGATTGCAGGATTACCCCACCCAATGGTTGAAGACGATACATTTATAGGAAAACCACAAAAAGTTTCTCCAATTCCTATAGACTATGTCCTAAAATCATCCACACACATAATACCAAAGGTCAAAGATTACCATGAAAAGTCAAACGAGGACACAAGGGAATTCTCAGCTGAAAATGGTTTTGAGAAGACACACACACAGGCATCTCTTTCTTCTGTCCAGAACAACAGTGGGCCTGGGCCCATATTTTCAGGGTACCACCCGTTACCACCGTCTGACCCAAGAACGGGTCCATGGGGTCTGACTCATCAACATCATCCACCTGGACATCAATGGCTAATTCCTGTTATGTCCCCCTCTGAAGGACTTATTTACAAACCTTATAACCCTGGAGCACCACCACCCATGTTTG CAGGTCATAACATGGTCAACCATGGGGTCCCACAGCAGCCTCATTACCAATGGCCCACCGGATTCGTTCCTCCGCCGGCCCATGGTTACTTCCCGCCTTATGGCATGACAACAATCAACACATCTGGATCTGGTGGTGAggatatgaatatgaatatgaacaacCCGCAGCCAAGGTACAAGTCAGTAGATGCGTGTAACAATAATAGTGAGGTACAAGTGAGTAATGCAAGCAGTTTTTCAAGTGATAGAGTAGAAAAGCGAGATGTGCTTCCTCTTTTCCCCATGTGTTCTCCAGCAGTTGAGGGGGAGGGGAGTCGGGTTATAAGAGTTGTACCTCGTAATGCACAGTTGGCGAATGAGTCGGTGGCCCGCATTTTTCAGTCTATACAGGATGAGAGAAATAGACAGGATCCGGTTTAA
- the LOC111876387 gene encoding 40S ribosomal protein S3-1, translating to MATQLSKKRKFVADGVFFAELNEVLTRELAEDGYSGVEVRVTPMRTEIIIRATRTQNVLGEKGRRIRELTSLVQKRFKFPENSVELYAERVNNRGLCAIAQAESLRYKLLGGLAVRRACYGVLRFVMENGAKGCEVIVSGKLRAQRAKSMKFKDGYMVSSGQPVKEYIDSAVRHVLLRQGVLGIKVKIMLDWDPTGKLGPKTPLPDNVIIHMPKDDVVVHPPKEVEEYRPPLVIADEPIPMSVPVPV from the exons ATGGCAACCCAATTGAGCAAAAAGCGAAAG TTTGTAGCTGATGGCGTGTTCTTTGCTGAACTGAATGAGGTCCTAACAAGGGAACTTGCAGAGGATGGTTACTCTGGTGTTGAGGTTAGGGTTACCCCTATGCGCACAGAGATCATCATCAGAGCCACTCGTACTCAAAACGTTCTTG GCGAGAAAGGAAGAAGAATAAGGGAGTTGACCTCACTTGTTCAGAAGCGATTCAAGTTCCCAGAAAACAGTGTGGAGCTTTATGCTGAAAGAGTTAACAACAGAGGGCTTTGTGCTATTGCCCAAGCTGAATCTTTGCGTTACAAGCTTCTTGGAGGCCTTGCTGTTCGCAG GGCTTGCTATGGTGTTCTGAGATTTGTGATGGAAAATGGGGCAAAGGGTTGTGAG GTGATTGTGAGTGGGAAACTTAGGGCTCAGCGTGCAAAATCAATGAAGTTCAAAGATGGATACATGGTGTCATCTGGTCAACCTGTGAAGGAGTACATCGACTCTGCAGTAAGACATGTGCTTTTAAGACAG GGTGTTCTTGGTATCAAAGTGAAGATCATGCTTGACTGGGATCCTACTGGAAAGCTTGGGCCGAAGACACCTTTACCTGATAATGTTATAATTCACATGCCTAAGGATGATGTTGTTGTCCATCCACCAAAAGAGGTGGAGGAATACAGGCCACCACTTGTGATTGCTGATGAGCCCATTCCAATGTCTGTTCCTGTTCCTGTTTAA
- the LOC111876386 gene encoding protein HEADING DATE 3B isoform X2 yields the protein MKRGVDENTKGPMFPRLHVNDTEKGGPRAPPRNKMALYEQLSIPSQRLSGGGLLPVKPTSTANYPLPPSSSSQVGVSGRGSFFPLHQTPLPHVADKINIHRYSDLNNQLVQQEQRKKQEDDDFRVPIFVQQSGINPDCSGNHQNKDNEGLSPLSSAFSGRFTNIQRNNSQDLPKSALNQSSKQVQLKETNGSSSFDHKNALNNSIRLQSNGNSREADTDNSVSVETIRAVGYGNSLLLPIRDVQQEVLRSPDDLINGDAVSETSMVDSVSGADISPDDVVGVIGQKHFWKARRAIVNQQRLFAVQLFELHRLIKVQKLIAGLPHPMVEDDTFIGKPQKVSPIPIDYVLKSSTHIIPKVKDYHEKSNEDTREFSAENGFEKTHTQASLSSVQNNSGPGPIFSGYHPLPPSDPRTGPWGLTHQHHPPGHQWLIPVMSPSEGLIYKPYNPGAPPPMFGHNMVNHGVPQQPHYQWPTGFVPPPAHGYFPPYGMTTINTSGSGGEDMNMNMNNPQPRYKSVDACNNNSEVQVSNASSFSSDRVEKRDVLPLFPMCSPAVEGEGSRVIRVVPRNAQLANESVARIFQSIQDERNRQDPV from the exons ATGAAGAGGGGGGTAGATGAGAACACTAAGGGCCCCATGTTTCCAAGACTCCATGTAAATGATACCGAAAAAGGAGGACCACGAGCTCCTCCAAGGAACAAGATGGCTCTATATGAACAGCTTAGTATACCCTCACAAAGGCTTAGTGGTGGTGGATTGTTGCCAGTTAAACCCACTTCAACTGCCAATTATCCCCTGCCACCATCATCTTCTTCCCAA GTTGGAGTGAGTGGAAGGGGTTCGTTTTTCCCACTTCATCAAACTCCTTTGCCACATGTAGCTGATAAAATTAACATTCATCGGTATTCTGACTTAAACAATCAACTTGTGCAACAAGAGCAGAGAAAGAAACAAGAAGATGATGACTTTAGGGTCCCGATCTTTGTTCAACAATCTGGAATAAACCCTGATTGTAGTGGGAATCATCAAAACAAAGACAATGAAGGTCTCTCCCCCTTGAGTTCAGCCTTTTCAGGTCGTTTCACAAACATCCAAAGAAATAACTCTCAGGATTTACCCAAATCTGCCTTAAATCAATCATCCAAACAAGTTCAATTGAAGGAAACAAATGGTTCTTCAAGTTTTGATCACAAAAATGCTTTAAATAATTCTATCAGATTACAAAGTAATGGGAATTCACGGGAAGCTGACACCGATAACAGTGTCTCAGTTGAGACTATTAGGGCTGTGGGATATGGGAATTCTTTGTTGTTGCCCATAAGGGATGTTCAACAAGAAGTGCTGAGAAGTCCTGATGATCTTATCAATGGTGATGCTGTTTCTGAGACTTCAATGGTTGATTCTGTATCTGGAGCTGATATTTCTCCTGATGATGTTGTTGGAGTTATTGGCCAGAAGCATTTTTGGAAGGCAAGAAGAGCTATAGTAAA CCAACAAAGATTATTTGCTGTTCAACTATTTGAGCTACATAGGTTGATAAag GTTCAGAAACTGATTGCAGGATTACCCCACCCAATGGTTGAAGACGATACATTTATAGGAAAACCACAAAAAGTTTCTCCAATTCCTATAGACTATGTCCTAAAATCATCCACACACATAATACCAAAGGTCAAAGATTACCATGAAAAGTCAAACGAGGACACAAGGGAATTCTCAGCTGAAAATGGTTTTGAGAAGACACACACACAGGCATCTCTTTCTTCTGTCCAGAACAACAGTGGGCCTGGGCCCATATTTTCAGGGTACCACCCGTTACCACCGTCTGACCCAAGAACGGGTCCATGGGGTCTGACTCATCAACATCATCCACCTGGACATCAATGGCTAATTCCTGTTATGTCCCCCTCTGAAGGACTTATTTACAAACCTTATAACCCTGGAGCACCACCACCCATGTTTG GTCATAACATGGTCAACCATGGGGTCCCACAGCAGCCTCATTACCAATGGCCCACCGGATTCGTTCCTCCGCCGGCCCATGGTTACTTCCCGCCTTATGGCATGACAACAATCAACACATCTGGATCTGGTGGTGAggatatgaatatgaatatgaacaacCCGCAGCCAAGGTACAAGTCAGTAGATGCGTGTAACAATAATAGTGAGGTACAAGTGAGTAATGCAAGCAGTTTTTCAAGTGATAGAGTAGAAAAGCGAGATGTGCTTCCTCTTTTCCCCATGTGTTCTCCAGCAGTTGAGGGGGAGGGGAGTCGGGTTATAAGAGTTGTACCTCGTAATGCACAGTTGGCGAATGAGTCGGTGGCCCGCATTTTTCAGTCTATACAGGATGAGAGAAATAGACAGGATCCGGTTTAA